The Chiloscyllium punctatum isolate Juve2018m chromosome 31, sChiPun1.3, whole genome shotgun sequence nucleotide sequence AACCTATCCATATtcggacattatgggcaatttagcatggctggtCCACCTGATCTTACCTTTGGACCATGAGAGGAAACAGAAGCACCCGGAGAAAAACTCactcatggggagaatgtgcaaactccacatggtcaccagaggctgggaaggtccctggcactatgaggcagtgaTGTTAAACACTGTGCCGCCTCAGTCATATCACCATCCTGCAAGGCCCATCCCACAAGCAGACAATCACCTCCATGCACATTTTACTCAGCATGATGTGCTCACATTATTTGCAACTGTCACTAGTTGATATTTGCATCAGGAAACAGAGGTGCTTTGAAAGGGTTGGATGCTCTTTCAAGAGCTCTATGTATCCAGGCAGGTGGTCACACAGCAATGGACTGGACAAACACGTCGCGAGTTAAGGAGACAGTTAGGACTGGAGCTGACCAAGGTGAGCCAACTGAAAAGAAAATACCCCGTGTTACATTCAGACTACCAAGACTCTAGTAAATGCACTTACCTGATCTGGAACTCAGTCGCTTCCCGACAGAAGAGTCGGCAGTGAATTAGAGCCCTAGATGCCATGCAGAAAAATACCAGAGCCCCAGGGAGAGTTAATCAAAAAGGACAGGAGGAACCCACTTCAAATACAGCCGAAATCGAAAAGGAAACCCAAGAGCCGTCACAAGTTTTATTCACACAAGGTCGAATAGGAAACGAAAAGTACAGAGGCGATTACATTGGTTTCTACACCGTCTTCGTACGCTAGCcgattttttttcttaaaaaagtGACGTCCGAATAAAAGCAAATGCTATTACAACTTGTTGGCACTTTACAAAATGGTTTGCTCTCCAATTATCTACACATCAAATTGAGCGGCGCCCgtttctctcccacccacccaacCCCGACCCACTGCGATAAACAATGCAACACGATACAGTTCACACGCCACGGGCAAGGCAAATCTACAGCGGCGGTCCTTTTAAAGACGGAAAAGCCATTCGGCAGCCAATGTGGGTTCGGTCTCAGTTTCACCCCCTCCGACGCCAGTCCGAACCCGGTTAACTTTACACGAACGAGGTTTCAATTACTAACGCCGACCCGAGTGCGGACTGTTTCGGCCAAACCCCCGGTGAGCTGGATTTGGGGAAAGCAGAAAAGGAGCAGAGGAACACAAACCAGAGACAGATGCAAAACAAGGGAGCGCTGCAAACTGACAGAACTCCAGGCACCCCAGCTACATCGCAACTGTGTTTCACTAACACCCCACTGCCGGCCTGCCCACCTTGTCCCACTCCCATGTCCTAATCTGAAAGATGTGCACCAGCACCAAGGGAGGGGGCAAGGAGGTGGGTCTGTGATGAAAAGTCAAACTTCCACGGCTCAAGTCTTCCGTTGCCCGTCTGCAACTGCTGCACCTCTTGAAACAAAAAGAGAGATAAAGAGGATTAAATGTTCAAAGAGGCACTCTGGCTTGCTTTGCAGACTTAAGTGCTAGATCAAACGCCATGGTTAATGCAACGATCCACCCCTTTTAAAAACACAAGAATGGGGATAACTTTACCCACAGCACTCAAAAGCTGACCGACAGAGGGCATTGATGGTGGTCGCTGAGGAAAGAGGGGAGCGGCTAATGCTAGTATTGAAACAAAACACTCATCAGGACAACACACAAGAATGTCAAATTTCACAATACATAGTCAGAGAAAAGGCTACTCATTTGCAGAAAAGCCAATTGCAATGGAGAGACACCAAGAGGGAACTACCCAAGGTGCTAGATAATCCAAAAGGCTCAAAGCTTCAAGACCCGTTGGCTTAAAAGGGGTCACACTCAAGTAGAGTGCGCACTTGGAATGACCCAGCACTCGCTGCCAAAACACAAAACTTGAGGTCTTTTGTGCCATGGATTGCTCAACTACAGGCTCGGCCGAGCACAGCCGGTACTCAGTCTCTCACAAAACTCATATTCAACTTGACTTCTCCTGTTAGCCCTGACAAGTGTAGGCCAGCAACATTCCGGAGAGGGGTGTAGACACCCCCGGCTCTGGGCTGTAGCAGTTCACCTTGTAAATGGGAGGGTAGAGGTGGATGCAATAGGGAACGCCGGTGGTGCCCATTACCCCTTCAGTACCCTCCCAGGTTGCGGGGCACACCCACCCTGGGTCCACCCCGTTCTCCCTGCACCCCCCTCTTACCCCCACAAACCAAAATAAAACTCAGTAGCCCCAAATTTTGCTGCTGTAACCGTTGCTGAGGGGGCCACCGTCCTGGCCGCACCGGAGGTGGGCACCCCTCAGGTAAggagggggaggcggggggggcatggggggaggaggggggggcgggggcggggggggcagccCGCGGCGGGGGTCCCGGGCGTAGGGCGGCGGGAGCGGGGGCAAGGGAGGGGGCGGCAGCGGGCGGCGGCCGCCGTACGGGTCGTAGCGGTAGTAGCGGGGGGCGAAGgcggggtggtgggggggcggcggcggcggcggcgggggGAAGGGCAGGCGGCGGCCGCCTCCGGGGAAGGGCGGGGGCAGCAGGAAGGGGGGCCCCGGCTCGCCGGGGGGCAGGaaggcggcggcggcggcgggggGGAGGAGGCCGGGCGCCGCGGCCGGGCCCCGGGCCGGGTTGGACTTGGAGAGCTGCACGTAGATGCGCTGTCCGGCCAGCTCGGTGCCGCTGAGGGCGCGGATGGCGTCCAGCGCCTGCCGCTCCTTCTCCATGTGCACGAAGGCGTAGTTCTTGACGATGTCGCACTCGACCACGCGGCCGTGGCGCTCGAACAGCGCCTGCAGCTCCCGGGTGCTGGCCGCCTCCGCCACGTTGCCCACGTACAGCTTGGTGGCGTTCCGCAGGCGCGCCGTCGCCAGCTCGACCGTCAGCGGCGAGCCCCGCACCGGGCGGCCCCGCAGCTCCAAGATGGCGCGCTTGGCCTCCGCCTCCTTCTCCATGTGCACGAACGCGTAGCCGCCCAGCACGTCGCACTCGTTCACCAGGCCGTAGGCCTCGAACAGGACGCGCAGGTCGGCCGCCGGGCACGAGCCCGGCAGGTTGCCCACGAAAATCTTCACCATCGTCTGTCGTGGGAGGCCTCCGGACCGACTCAGTCAGGCTCCAGGTGGGCCTTCATCGGCGGTCGGCCGAGCGGCACCTCCCCCTCGCCCGCTCCGTCCGGCCACCCCTCCCGGTGCCGGACTTAAGAGCCGTCCGCCCGAAATGGCCGCTTGATATAGCGGCGTCTGACGCCATCACGCCAGCCCGTCGCCATGGGAACGTGCCGACGCGCCGTCCGGCGTCAGTGCGGAAGCCCGTCGCCATGGGAACGTGCCGACGCGTCGTCACATGGCTCACCCTTCACAGAGGTGACACAACGCCAGGTGACAGTgcaacaggttcaattggaagcaatagctttcggagcgctgctctcccatcaggtggttgtacaaaagctagcgcttccaattaaacctgttggactataacctggtgttgtgtgatttttatctttgtacacccctgtccaacactggcacctccaaacctTTACAGAACAACCTCGCTTTTATGAATATCAGTTATCTGGATGGAGGGGCAGGGTAGGACAGTGTTGGTGGGAGGACGGGTTGCTGTCTAGTGTCTTGAACAAGGAGCGACTCAacagaaaactccaagccccagaggagaggcattgaatcaattaaccgaataatcaattatccaaatgaaatagtgcACGCCCacctcgttcagataatcgaagtTCCTCTCTATTTCCGCCCCTTCACTCTTGGCTCGCAGCTGGTGGTTGTGTCCagagtgtggggtgctggaaaagcacagcgggtcagaatCGATATTTCTGGCCTTCCTgagtctattctcctgctcctcagatgctgcctgacccgctgggCTGTTCCAGCATCAGccttgatcataatgaatggtggtgctggctcgaagggctgaatggcctactcctgcacctattgtcataccctggactctgatctccagcatctgcagtcctcactttctactcgcAGCTGGTGGTGAAAGTTTCCACCCCCAACTTCCTGAACACCATTGCAAAGTCTGTGAATGCAGAACGTTTATCATAATTCTAAACGCTCTATGATCTGTATGCTCCCTCTATGTTATTAGATTaaattagttacagtgtggaaacaggcccaataagtccacaccgacccgctgaagcgcaacccacccagacccattcccctacatttaccccttcacctaacactacgggcaatttagcatggccaatccaccctaacctgcacatttttggattgtgggaggaaaccggagcacccggaggaaacccacgcagacgctgggagaatgtgcaaactccacacagacagttgcctgaggcaggaattgaacccaggtctctggcgctgtgaggcagcagtgctaaccactgtgccaccgtgccgcccttatcTTCAAGTTATCTTCTGCCTGTACGGCACACAAAACAAATGTTCACTCTATTGTACTTGGGTGCAAAAATTCAAATCACTTAACTCGAAaggttatctctgtttctctctccacagatactgccagacctgctgaacttctccagcattttctgtttttgttacaatTCTGGAGATTTTCCTGGCAGTAAAAGGGTCATTTCAGAAAGATACATACATTCCAATCCAAAATCATGAGACTTTTAAGGAGAGAATAATATTGATCTTAGTAGCTAGCAGTTAATGCTGTTTGTAGCACAGAGAAACATCTCAAACTGAAGGACTGTGACAATAGTAATTTAGTAAACGGCCAATCTGTAGGGTGAACAGTCTGTGCTCCCACTGTTTCTAAGCTTGGCCGGTTAGGGATCCTCAAAATTTGGGTGAAAAAGTAAAGCGGGACTTTCACTTCAAACTCCAATGCTGAAAGAATTTCTTCTCCTAGAGACTGTTGAATGTCTGGAGTTTTTCTCTGCAGCCCTCTGAGAGTTTGAAAGCTAGTTCAATAGAAATTTTAGAAGAGGCAACCTGGAATCTCACTACTGATTCTCACTAACAAACAGTGAAAGGTCTATTAACAGTGATTACCTCTTATTGTGAGTCTTATCTCGATTCATTAAAATGCAGGTTCCCATTCTCCCAGCTGCCAGATAGAAACTAGAttttggatgcaggtttgcttactgagcttgaaggttcatttccagacgttttgttacccTACGAGGTTACATTTTCAGTGGGCCTATCCATGCcactatttatatgtttgagtttctttgggttggtgatgtcatttcctgtggtgatgttatttcctgtatgacatcaccaacccaaagaaacccaatcatgtcaatagaaagcaggaattttcagcagtgctttgcctgaggcccactgagcaaacctacatccaaaaccttaacctgagctacaaatcttctcaaacctcgATAGAAACTAAATGCCGAGAATTTGCAAATAGGTACCAGGTGACTCCATCTCGTCATTCTGTCCTCTGTACCAACATCTCAGGGTATGCCCAGTGGGTGATCCCAACCTCGTATGGGCAAGTGGACAAATATCAAGCACCTGGCTCTTTCAACCCTCTTTTATGTGATTTTCTCCAGTAATAAGAGATACGGAGGGGTTAAGTGAGGTCAAAGTGAGTATCATCGCTGTTAGCGCTGAGGTGATGCAGGTCAGTGAATAGGCTGCGGACAGGACGTGTGGGGATTAGTTGAGTGGTGAGAGCTCGTGAAGGAAAACATTGCCTGCAATAGTGAGAATGGTAGAGCATGAATCTTGGTGGGAGGTGAGTGTAATAACAGGGAAAGATTGAGAATGATGGAGGAGAGGACAGGATGTTACTGTGCTAGAGGGcctgagaaataaggaaagattgttttccttggagcagcaaAGGTTGAGACAGAAACTGATAGAAGTACATAGGTATATGAGGGATATGTGTAGGACGCCACTTTTTCCACTAACTGATGGGCCAataaccagagggcatagatttaaggtaaaaggTAGAAAAAGGTATAAGAAAAAAAATGGCAGAAGGAGAGTAGTGTAGATATTGTATTTgttgctgtgttggaggtttttcTTGTAACTTTCCTCTGTTTTTTCTGGAGCAGGAGCAAATAGTTTTTAATTTTATTGTTTTTGGAATTTTTATAGTCCAGAAAAAAAGTGAGGAAGGATTATACGGAGATTGTGGGAGGTGCCTGGAGGTGTGGTCTGTTACAAcacttaagagacatttggacacaagcattaataggaaaggtttcgaggaatatgggccaaacagaGGCAAGAGGaactattttagtttgggaaacgtggtcagcatggataagttggactgaaggtgtCTGACTATATAAGAGAGTAGAGAAGAATGTTTTCACTTAGGAACTGGGACTCGGTGGCCCAAAGGGTGGTTGAGTCAGAAACtcttaaaacattttaaaatcatAGAACCAACTGTGCAGGAGAGGCTCAAAAATAAACTAAATCTACACTGGTCACTCTTTCCAGCAATAGCCAAGGTCAACTGAAAATTTCAAGTCAGTTGTTTTTCTTTTGATTGGTAATGCTTAGATAATCACTATTGTTGCCAGAGTCTTAAGACTTTCGACCAAAGCTTGGAAAGTTGGCTTAATATAGTTAGAATTTGTTGACTGGCCCAGTCACAACGGGCCATGTGTCTTCTTTCTGTGCTGCCAACAGCTGTGAGTCTAAGATTTCAGCAAGAATTCCCAAACATATGCAAAAGATTTaatcaaaatgcagcagctcaatCACTTTGCTAAACTCATTGTGATAACCCCTCCCAGGCCCATGGAGAATCACTAATTAATCTCCCTGTGGATCACATTAAATATGAGTTTTCTTGGTAAAGGCAATGTATCGAATGTTGGAACTCATCACCTGGGCCCTTTATACGGCAGACCCAGACTACTTGTCATCGTCACTGCATATACATTTCTAACTGGCTATACAAGTGATTTGCTGGTGGTGGTTAATGGTTAAAATAAAAGGTCATGGTGATATTGTAATGGAAGGGTCATTTAGTTGTGTGTGACAGCACTTACATGGACAGAATAAAAGAAAAGCAGACCCATGCCATAATGGGCTTTGCATGAAAATAGATACTTTACAGTTGATAGTTGAAACCAGAAAAATGTCATGGCGATTCGGTCGTGGGAAAGTTGCTCAATTGTGTGTAAGTGCACTTCTTGattatagaatccatacagtttggaagaggccatttggcccattgagtcaacaTTGACCTCTCTGAAAAACATTCCATCTAGACCCACctctccatccctgtaaccctgcgtttcccacggctgcacatccctggacactatgggtaatttaccctggccaatccacctaaactgcatatctttggattgtgggaggaaacccacagcagaaatggagagaatgtgcaaactccacacagacagtcgcccgagggtggaaacaaatactggcactgtgaggcagcagtgctaaccactgaaccatcatgcCACCCTatagagaaaaggaaaaaaagacaaTAAAGCAGACCCATGCCCTTTACGGCTTTGCATGTAAAAATTCAACTGGCGACACGGGtgatttactggtggtggttgaTAGATTAAAAGTAAGAAAAATGTcaatgacttggtgatgggaaagCCTATCGGTTATGTGATAACACTTTTAGATATATAAAGAAAAACCAGACCTAGCCTCCACTTCCCTAACTTTTGATGATACGCATTTCCTCTAAGGGGTTCTGTACATAAATATCTAATTGCCTTCCTGGGtgatttactggtggtggttgaCAGTTTCTCTTCATTCGTTTATGAGACAAGAGGGCAtcgttggctaggccagcacttattgcccttccctaattCTCCACGGgccagctaagagtcaaccacaatgttgtgagtctggagtcatgtgtaggccaggccaggtaaagatgccagtttccttccctaaattatAAAACAAGTCACACCCGCTCAAGAGGTGTGAAATAACATTTCTTAGCAGGTTGATTAGATCACATATAAAGCAGAcccaaatcccttcccacactctttgaccatgttcccaaagtaaactagtcccacctgcctgtgcttggcccatatcctcccaaacctttcctattcatgtatttgtgcaaatgccttttaagtgctgcaattgtacctgcatccagcacttcctctggcagttcattccacatatgaacaacTTTCTACGTTAAAAACtttgtccttttaaatctttctcctctcaccctaaaacatAAAGGGCAAAACAGTAAttagtgagagaatagggcctcgtAAAGGTCATCTATGTgcggaaccacaagagatggatgagattctaaatgaatatttctcatctgtattTACCACTGAGAAAGGTAGGATGTTTTGGAGAGAGTtcacattatagaagaggaggtgctggaaatcttaaaatgcattaaagtagataaatccctgggacctgatgaagtgtatcccagaacattgtgggggGCTAGGGAAGAAATCGCAGGGCCCTTAGCGGAGATATTTGTCTCATTGACAGCCAGCAGTGAAGTGCCcaaagattggagggtggctaatgttgtgccattatttaagatggGTTGCAGGGAATTGCCTGGGAGctacagaccaatgagccttatgtttgtggtgggtaagttgtgagAGGGGATCTTGAGAGACAGGATCTACAGGCATTTGGAGAAGCAAGGACTCATTTTgagatagtcagcgtggctttgtacgttggaaattgtgtctcacgactttgattgagttttttgaagggcTGACCAAGAAAGTagatgagggcagtgtggtacaaattgtttacatggactttaacaaggcctttgacaggtACTGCAGATTAGGTTGTTGAGTAAGATTAAATCTCAtgagatccagggagagctagccaattggatacaaaatttgttTGATGATAGAAGGCAGAATGTGGTAGTAGAAggttgtatttcagactggaggcctgttaccaaCAATGTGCCACAGGAATTGTTGCTGGATCCACTattattcatcatttatataaatgattgtaATAAGAATGTAGGAggtatggtttgtaagtttgcggatgacaccaagattggttgtatagtggacagtgaagaagattatttgggaatgcagcaagatcttgatcaactgggccagtgagctgaggaatggcagatggagtttaatttagataaatgcaaggtgttgcattttagtaaaGCGAACCAGGGTAGGACTTACAGAgtcaatggtagggccttggaaAGTGTTATAGACCAAAGAGACCTAtgggtacaggttcatagctccttgaaaatggagtcacagatagacagggcaaTGAAACAGGTTTTCGGTGTGCTCGCTTTCATCGGTCAGAGCACTGAGAATAGGAGATTGACGTCTTGTCACAactgtacaagatgctggtgaggccacatttagagtactgcatgcagctctggtctccctgctatagaaaggatattattaaactagaaagagtgcagcaaagatttacaaggatgctacctggactggaaggcttgtGTTATAAAGAGAGGGTGGATCGACTGGGAGTTTTTTCCCTGGTGCATAGGAGACtagggagtgaccttatagagatatataaaatcatgagaggcattgataagcAAACAACTTTCCCACATGGTAGAGGAGTCTaaagctagagggcatgggtttaaggtgagaggggagagataggaaAGGGTCCGGAAGGGCagtgtttttcacacagagtggtgagtgtctgaaacaggctgccagaggtggtggtggaagcaattACAATTTCTTAATTTAAGAAATATAGATATGTATATGAATGGGATAgttatggagggatatggaccacatgcagacaaatggggctagtttaaattgtgcaaacTGGCATGGGCAAGTTTAGCTGAAGTCCTGTTTTCATGCGGTAGCCCTCTATATCTCTATATCCCTCCTAGTTTTGAttagagaattggctaatggaCAGGAAAAAGTGAGTGGGATGAAGGAGTGATTAGAGAATTGGCTTTTGGACAGGAAAGAGGAAGTAGGGTTAATGGGTTCTTTCTGAGGTCAGTGACAGTTTTCCACAGCAATCAGTGCTTACACTTGGAGGAGGGAAGCGAATGTACTTCCAGATGACAAAACTTGATGAAAAGGCAAGTTTTAAGAAGGCTACAAAGGGATTAGAGAGAGACATTGGTCAGTTAAATAAGTAGGTAAGAAGTTGGAAAATTGCATACAATATGGGAATATGTTCATTTTCGAATGGAAAACAAAAGAACAgagtgttatttaaatggagagaaatctgcaacacaaaagggacttgtgcatgaaacatagAAAGCTAGCATACTGGTGCAGTAGGTAATCAGGAAAgttaatggaatgttagcctttatttcagggtgtggggggggggtgttagaCTATGGGAGTAGGGgggtcttgctgcaactgtacaaggtgctggtgagaccacagttGGAGGACTTGAGAAAGATACGAAAGAAAGACTTGAAGatttcattggaggcaattcTTAGAGTGTTCAGTAGAATGATCCTTGGAATGGAggaattgtcttatgagcaaagtttAAATAGGTTGCAACTGTATTCATTGGGACTTAGAAGAATTAAAAGTGATCTCGTTGAAATATAAATATTCTCAAGGGGTTTGACAtggtaaatgctgagagagtgTTTCCGATCATGGGAGTGCTGGACCAGGGGCATTTTTTCAGAATGGAGTGCTACTGACCATCAGTGGTGGAGTGAGTAAATGTTTGTGGCTGATCAAGGA carries:
- the LOC140457009 gene encoding RNA-binding protein 4-like; its protein translation is MVKIFVGNLPGSCPAADLRVLFEAYGLVNECDVLGGYAFVHMEKEAEAKRAILELRGRPVRGSPLTVELATARLRNATKLYVGNVAEAASTRELQALFERHGRVVECDIVKNYAFVHMEKERQALDAIRALSGTELAGQRIYVQLSKSNPARGPAAAPGLLPPAAAAAFLPPGEPGPPFLLPPPFPGGGRRLPFPPPPPPPPPHHPAFAPRYYRYDPYGGRRPLPPPPLPPLPPPYARDPRRGLPPPPPPPPPPPMPPPPPPPYLRGAHLRCGQDGGPLSNGYSSKIWGY